CCGGTGGTTGTCAACGCCGCCCCCGCTAAAATCACCGAACGCAGCAAGCAAAAACAGGCGGCGGAAGCGCAGCGCGCCGACTTGCGGCAAAAGCTGGACAGCCTCAAACGCGACATCAGCCAGACCGAAACCGAAAAAGACGACGCCAGCGACGCCTTGGCCAACTCCGAGGAAGCTGTTTCCAAGGCCACCCGCTCCCTGCGCGACCTGAGCGCGGAGCAGCAGCAGACCGAGGCCAAGGTCGCCAGGCTGGCCAAGCAGCACGACGAACTCAGCAAGACCGTGACCCGGCAGCAAACCCAACTGGCCAACCTGCTGCGCCAGCAGTACGTGGCAGGCAACGAGGACCGCATCAAGCTGCTGCTGTCAGGCGACAATCCGAACCGCATCAATCGCGACCTGCAATACATGGGCTATGTCTCGCAGGCGCAGGCCAAGCTGCTGGAAGCACTGCGCGCCAACCTCGCTGCAGTAGAGGCCAACCAGACCGAAGCCCAGAACGCCAAGGACGACCTGGACGAGATCGCCCAGGAACAGCGCGACCAGAAAAAGCTGCTGGAACAGGAAAAAGCCAAGCGGGCGACGCTGCTGACCCAGCTTTCCAGCAAACTCAACAGCCAGCGCAAGGAAGCCGGCAATATCCAGCGCGACGACCAGCGCCTGTCCGGCCTGGTGGACAAGCTGGCGCAGCTGATCGAGGCGCAGAAGCAGGCGGAAGCCGCCGCCCGCGAAAAGCAGCGCCTGCAACAGCTGGCCCAGGCAAAAGCCAAGGCCGAAGCGCTGGCGCAAGCCCAGGCGGCGCGCGAGCGCCAGCGCCTGGCGGAGCAGCAACGCGCCGCGCAGGCCGGAAAGCCGCCGGCAACAGACAATACGGTTAAACCCAAGTCGGTCAATCCGGACGCCATCGACGACGATCAGCCGCCCGCCGTGGCGGTCACGCCGCCGACGCCGGCTCCTGTGCCGCCGCTGGCGCGCAACGAACTGACGCCAGAGCCCGAGGTCAAGGATGTCTCTTATGGCAAGCCGTTTGAATCCCTGCGCGGCCAGCTGCGGCTGCCGGTACGAGGCGACGTCATGGCGCGCTTCGGCAGCAAGCGCGGTGACGGCCCGAGCTGGAAAGGACTGTTCATCCGTACCCCGGAAGGCACCGAAGTCAAGGCGGTCGCCTCTGGCCGCGTGGTGTTTGCCGACTGGCTGCGCGGCTTCGGCAATCTGATCATTGTCGACCACGGCAACCAGTACATGACTATTTACGGTAATAATCAGGCATTATTGAAGCGCCCCGGCGATGCGGTCAAAGCCGGCGACGTGATTGCCAACGCCGGCAACAGCGGCGGTAATGAACAATCAGGTTTATACTTTGAAATTCGGCATCAAGGCCGTGCGTTTGACCCACTCGGATGGGTAACTACTAGGTGAAACATGGGCAGTAAGCTTAAAAATATCGGTCTAATCAGTTTAGGCG
The sequence above is a segment of the Collimonas sp. PA-H2 genome. Coding sequences within it:
- a CDS encoding murein hydrolase activator EnvC — protein: MALLLAATLAAAQPVVVNAAPAKITERSKQKQAAEAQRADLRQKLDSLKRDISQTETEKDDASDALANSEEAVSKATRSLRDLSAEQQQTEAKVARLAKQHDELSKTVTRQQTQLANLLRQQYVAGNEDRIKLLLSGDNPNRINRDLQYMGYVSQAQAKLLEALRANLAAVEANQTEAQNAKDDLDEIAQEQRDQKKLLEQEKAKRATLLTQLSSKLNSQRKEAGNIQRDDQRLSGLVDKLAQLIEAQKQAEAAAREKQRLQQLAQAKAKAEALAQAQAARERQRLAEQQRAAQAGKPPATDNTVKPKSVNPDAIDDDQPPAVAVTPPTPAPVPPLARNELTPEPEVKDVSYGKPFESLRGQLRLPVRGDVMARFGSKRGDGPSWKGLFIRTPEGTEVKAVASGRVVFADWLRGFGNLIIVDHGNQYMTIYGNNQALLKRPGDAVKAGDVIANAGNSGGNEQSGLYFEIRHQGRAFDPLGWVTTR